A single Arachnia propionica DNA region contains:
- a CDS encoding glycosyltransferase — translation MTEDPEHSPRRLKVAQFTDNYGPGSNGLMFAVQQLEGNLLDAGHEVVVVAPKAKGPNPHLGREGRVELRLPSVRVPNMPTRVANGRHFERTIEQVGQLDPDVIHVHGLGTVGVLGTWAAKRLNKPMLMTWHTDFDAYADHYAAVLPLLHGVVRAFARLTHGEILNSNDLRDAAVRFADRGRSTATLLGLCKKMLDSADLVTSPSPKTAARCLSLAPEANLVVVPNGVDPLPSGPPPVPRGPGPLVIYVGRIAPEKGLPLLCEAFELVVAQCPDAQLMVVGDWQRYPKIAKVLDAGRRRGHIILPGEQKRESLGAFYEMGDLYAFPSQTDTQALVLHEAALAGLPIVSVDPELQLVLEPGVNAELASPTPASLAAAIMRIIEKLPDPQWRARASETSRRLAGQWTIESQAQEMLRIYQQVARRRPLPQAG, via the coding sequence GTGACCGAAGACCCCGAGCACTCACCACGTCGCCTGAAGGTTGCGCAGTTCACCGACAACTACGGTCCCGGCAGCAACGGTCTGATGTTCGCCGTTCAGCAGCTGGAGGGCAACCTGCTCGACGCCGGCCACGAGGTCGTGGTCGTCGCACCGAAGGCCAAGGGGCCGAACCCGCACCTGGGGCGGGAGGGCCGCGTCGAGCTGCGGCTGCCGTCGGTGCGGGTGCCGAACATGCCCACGCGGGTCGCCAACGGCAGGCATTTCGAACGCACCATCGAGCAGGTCGGCCAACTCGATCCCGACGTGATCCACGTCCACGGGCTGGGCACCGTCGGGGTGCTCGGTACCTGGGCGGCCAAGAGGCTGAACAAGCCTATGCTGATGACCTGGCACACCGACTTCGACGCCTACGCCGACCACTACGCCGCCGTCCTGCCGCTGCTGCACGGGGTGGTGCGGGCATTCGCGAGGCTGACACACGGAGAGATCCTCAACTCCAACGACCTGCGCGACGCGGCGGTCCGGTTCGCCGACCGGGGCCGCTCCACGGCGACGCTGCTGGGGTTGTGCAAGAAGATGCTGGATTCAGCGGATCTGGTGACGTCGCCGTCGCCGAAGACCGCCGCCCGTTGCCTTTCCCTGGCGCCGGAGGCGAACCTGGTCGTGGTGCCGAACGGCGTCGACCCGCTGCCGTCGGGTCCCCCACCGGTGCCGCGCGGCCCGGGCCCGTTGGTGATCTACGTGGGTCGCATCGCCCCGGAGAAGGGGTTGCCGCTGCTGTGCGAGGCGTTCGAGCTGGTCGTCGCCCAGTGTCCGGATGCGCAGCTCATGGTGGTCGGTGACTGGCAGCGTTATCCGAAGATCGCGAAGGTCCTCGACGCGGGCAGGCGGCGCGGCCACATCATCCTGCCGGGCGAGCAGAAACGCGAGTCGCTGGGGGCGTTCTACGAGATGGGCGACCTGTACGCCTTCCCCAGCCAGACCGACACCCAGGCCCTGGTCCTGCACGAGGCGGCGCTGGCGGGCCTGCCGATCGTCTCGGTGGATCCGGAGCTGCAACTGGTGCTGGAACCGGGAGTGAACGCCGAACTCGCCAGCCCCACCCCCGCGTCTCTGGCGGCCGCCATCATGCGGATCATCGAGAAACTGCCCGATCCCCAGTGGCGGGCCCGCGCCTCCGAGACCTCACGCCGCCTGGCGGGCCAGTGGACGATTGAGTCACAGGCCCAGGAGATGCTTCGCATCTACCAGCAGGTCGCCCGGCGCCGCCCCCTCCCCCAGGCCGGTTGA
- a CDS encoding sodium/glutamate symporter, with amino-acid sequence MESFCWCSALIIVPFFGSSPMTGGLIEIGFEGGHGTATGMRDVMTRLGFNEGADLAVGIATVGLVSGIIVGIALINWGVRNGKTEILKNDVQLSIDEQRGLFRKDEYYSAGKMTSRPASVEPLSLHIAIMALAILIGWLILEGLRWIEHATYASIMIGENTPLEIFSYVPLFPMALIGGVILQLIAKALGVSHVIDPQMMLRIQGWALDFLVISAIATVSIKAVGENLGAFLVLSVGGIVINLVLFLWLTPRVIGRFWFERGIGDLGQSMGVTATGVILMRITDPDASSPAFEAFGYKQLIFEPFFGGGLVTAMAIPIIYLTGVWPLFFVMLTVFVVAVLAGLFHFGPKEQRDREAWLAQQA; translated from the coding sequence GTGGAGTCATTCTGCTGGTGCTCGGCCCTGATCATCGTGCCGTTCTTCGGGTCGTCGCCGATGACCGGAGGGTTGATCGAGATCGGCTTCGAGGGCGGCCACGGCACCGCCACCGGCATGCGCGACGTAATGACCAGGCTCGGATTCAACGAGGGCGCGGACCTGGCGGTTGGCATCGCGACGGTCGGCCTGGTCAGCGGCATCATCGTCGGCATTGCGCTCATCAACTGGGGTGTGCGCAACGGCAAGACCGAGATCCTCAAGAACGATGTCCAGCTCTCGATCGACGAACAGCGCGGGCTGTTCCGCAAGGACGAGTACTACTCCGCCGGGAAGATGACCAGCCGTCCCGCGTCCGTCGAGCCCCTGTCCCTGCACATCGCGATCATGGCGCTGGCGATCCTCATCGGTTGGCTCATCCTCGAAGGCCTCCGCTGGATCGAACACGCGACCTACGCCTCCATCATGATCGGCGAGAACACTCCCCTGGAGATTTTCTCGTACGTGCCGCTGTTCCCCATGGCGCTGATCGGCGGTGTCATCCTCCAGCTGATCGCGAAGGCGCTGGGCGTCTCCCACGTCATCGACCCGCAGATGATGCTCCGCATCCAGGGCTGGGCCCTCGACTTCCTCGTCATCTCCGCCATCGCCACCGTCTCGATCAAGGCCGTCGGAGAGAACCTCGGGGCGTTCCTCGTCCTTTCGGTGGGCGGCATCGTCATCAACCTGGTCCTGTTCCTGTGGCTGACGCCACGCGTCATCGGCCGTTTCTGGTTCGAACGCGGCATCGGCGACCTCGGCCAGTCCATGGGCGTCACCGCCACCGGCGTAATCCTCATGCGCATCACCGACCCCGACGCCTCCTCCCCCGCTTTCGAGGCCTTCGGCTACAAGCAGCTCATCTTCGAACCCTTCTTCGGCGGTGGCCTCGTCACCGCGATGGCCATTCCGATCATCTACCTCACTGGCGTGTGGCCGCTGTTTTTCGTGATGCTGACGGTCTTCGTCGTTGCGGTCCTGGCCGGGCTGTTCCACTTCGGCCCCAAGGAGCAACGCGACCGTGAGGCCTGGCTCGCCCAGCAGGCCTAG
- a CDS encoding response regulator, producing MITVALVDDDPMVRTGLNFILKGEDGIDVAWQAGDGAEALTKLRDRPVDVVLLDVRMPGLDGLATLEELRGWQTRPRVIVLTTFNTDDYVVRALKLGADAFLLKDADPARLVEAIQRVAAGENVLAPDVTRTLITVATDAPAAGDPSARALVAALTEREREVAVLMTQGLTNNQIGTRLHLSLASVKSHLTSLFVKLGVDNRVSAAMIIRDAGL from the coding sequence ATGATCACCGTCGCCCTGGTCGATGACGACCCGATGGTCCGCACCGGATTGAACTTCATCCTGAAGGGGGAGGACGGCATCGACGTGGCCTGGCAGGCGGGCGACGGCGCCGAGGCGCTCACGAAACTGCGCGACCGGCCCGTCGACGTCGTGCTGCTGGACGTGCGGATGCCGGGTCTCGACGGGCTCGCAACCCTGGAGGAGTTGCGCGGCTGGCAGACGCGGCCGCGGGTCATCGTGCTGACCACCTTCAACACCGACGACTACGTGGTGCGGGCCCTGAAACTCGGAGCGGACGCCTTCCTGCTCAAGGACGCCGACCCGGCCCGCCTGGTCGAGGCCATCCAGCGGGTGGCCGCGGGCGAGAACGTCCTGGCCCCCGACGTGACCCGCACCCTCATCACCGTCGCCACCGATGCGCCGGCCGCGGGGGACCCGTCGGCCCGGGCCCTGGTCGCCGCCCTGACCGAACGCGAACGCGAGGTCGCCGTCCTGATGACCCAGGGGCTTACGAACAACCAGATCGGCACCCGCCTGCACCTGAGCCTCGCCTCGGTCAAATCCCATCTGACCAGCTTGTTCGTCAAATTGGGCGTCGACAACCGGGTCTCCGCCGCCATGATCATCCGCGACGCGGGCCTGTGA
- a CDS encoding sensor histidine kinase, whose product MSDSTDAARPGIGPVAWAVAALGFLYYCPPLVIPLINPSHHLDPGRAVLLLGPGLVAMLLLVWLRRAPIPVAVSLAGLWLLSPAVFGPAMAAQAHIARHRKGIDAIAVACVLVAAKSVVMLHDASGGSAVRVEVLISATGVVIALLVGLLGRSTTDANQQRAAAQAARQDAWEAQLNEARLLERERIAREMHDVVAHRISLIALHAGALAHHMRSEQGEAGDLARAIQTNAQSSLDELRAMLARLRGNAAPPEPPQPTLSGLDALLADARSAGQQVAVELDGDPAEVPDRVSRHAYRIVQEGLTNARKHAPGAPVALSLETTADRLRVVVRNRLADLAQPDRSGSGLGLVGIAERVDLVGGDLSHGIEGGEFILEATLPYAPEGTA is encoded by the coding sequence ATGAGCGATTCCACCGACGCGGCACGCCCCGGTATCGGCCCGGTGGCCTGGGCAGTGGCCGCGCTCGGTTTCCTGTACTACTGCCCGCCGTTGGTGATCCCCCTGATCAACCCGTCGCACCACCTGGATCCCGGACGGGCCGTGTTGCTCCTGGGCCCGGGGCTGGTCGCGATGCTCCTGCTGGTGTGGTTGCGTCGCGCCCCGATACCGGTCGCGGTCTCCCTGGCCGGGCTGTGGCTGCTGTCTCCCGCGGTGTTCGGCCCCGCGATGGCCGCGCAGGCCCACATCGCCCGGCACCGCAAGGGGATCGACGCGATCGCCGTGGCCTGCGTTCTCGTCGCGGCCAAGTCGGTCGTCATGCTGCACGACGCCTCGGGCGGCTCCGCGGTCCGGGTCGAGGTGCTCATCTCCGCCACCGGGGTGGTCATCGCACTGCTCGTCGGGCTGCTCGGCCGCAGCACCACCGACGCCAACCAGCAGCGGGCAGCGGCGCAGGCGGCCCGGCAGGACGCCTGGGAGGCGCAGCTCAACGAGGCCAGGCTCCTCGAGCGCGAACGGATCGCCCGCGAGATGCACGACGTCGTCGCCCACCGGATCTCCCTCATCGCCCTGCACGCGGGCGCGCTGGCGCACCACATGCGCTCCGAGCAGGGCGAGGCCGGTGACCTGGCCCGGGCGATCCAGACCAACGCGCAGTCCTCCCTCGACGAGTTGCGCGCCATGCTGGCCCGGCTGCGCGGCAACGCGGCGCCACCCGAACCACCCCAGCCGACCCTCTCGGGGCTCGACGCCCTGCTGGCGGATGCCCGCTCGGCCGGGCAGCAGGTGGCGGTGGAGTTGGACGGGGACCCGGCGGAGGTGCCCGACCGGGTGTCCCGCCATGCCTACCGGATCGTCCAGGAGGGCCTCACCAATGCCCGCAAACACGCCCCCGGAGCGCCGGTGGCCCTGTCGCTGGAAACCACCGCCGACCGTCTCCGAGTGGTCGTGAGGAATCGCCTGGCGGACCTCGCACAGCCCGACCGGTCGGGTTCGGGGCTCGGGCTCGTCGGCATCGCCGAACGCGTCGATCTGGTCGGCGGTGACCTCTCCCACGGCATCGAGGGGGGAGAATTCATACTGGAGGCAACACTTCCCTACGCTCCCGAAGGAACAGCATGA
- a CDS encoding ABC transporter ATP-binding protein, translating into MLELTHVTKRFGSVLALDDVTFTVPSGQIVGFLGPNGAGKSTCLRILTGLVTPDEGGATVGGVRYADLPNPAATVGSLLSAEGFHPGRSGLETLRMAALTLGLPRRRVGEVLAEVGLSDAEARRRVGAYSLGMRQRLGVAQALLGDPQALILDEPANGLDPQGQRWLSGLLRSRAARGCAVLLSSHQLHEVSRLAHRVVMIGGGRLLADHTTGDGTDLEEQYFALTSGTDRAA; encoded by the coding sequence ATGCTCGAACTGACTCATGTGACCAAACGTTTCGGATCCGTCCTCGCCCTCGACGATGTGACCTTCACCGTCCCCTCCGGCCAGATCGTCGGTTTCCTCGGCCCGAACGGGGCCGGAAAGTCCACCTGCCTGCGCATCCTGACCGGGCTGGTGACCCCGGACGAGGGAGGCGCAACAGTGGGCGGCGTGCGCTACGCCGATCTGCCCAACCCGGCCGCGACCGTCGGGTCGCTGCTGAGCGCCGAGGGATTCCACCCGGGACGCAGCGGCCTGGAGACCCTGCGGATGGCGGCGCTCACCCTGGGGTTGCCGCGGCGCCGGGTGGGGGAGGTGCTGGCCGAGGTCGGCTTGTCGGACGCGGAGGCCCGGCGTCGCGTCGGCGCCTACTCGCTGGGCATGAGGCAGCGGCTCGGGGTGGCCCAGGCGCTGCTCGGCGACCCGCAGGCGCTGATCCTGGACGAACCGGCCAACGGCCTCGACCCGCAGGGCCAGCGGTGGCTCTCCGGCCTGCTCCGGAGCCGCGCCGCCCGCGGCTGCGCGGTGCTGCTGAGCAGCCACCAGCTCCACGAGGTTTCGCGCCTGGCCCATCGCGTCGTGATGATCGGCGGCGGGCGCCTGCTCGCCGACCACACCACCGGCGACGGCACCGATCTCGAGGAGCAGTACTTCGCCCTGACCTCCGGCACCGACCGCGCCGCCTGA